In Streptomyces qaidamensis, one DNA window encodes the following:
- a CDS encoding ATP-dependent helicase, which yields MSSSSSTSGLSHPRVRRGNRGAYRLVRTPPARMDPPHLDASQRSVVDHTAGPLLVLAGPGTGKTTTLVESVAERVARGGDPERVLVLTFSRRAAVELRDRMARRAGAARAPQATTFHSFCYALVRAHQDSALFVEPLRLLSGPEQDVSVRELLAGQLDLERLGLAHVRWPDELRACLTTRGFADEVRAVLARSRELGLGPDALDAFAHRTGRPDWRAAAAFLAEYLDVLDLQGVIDYAELVHRAVLLARRPEVASWLAARYDAVYVDEYQDTDPAQVRLLDALAGGGRTLVAFGDPDQSIYAFRGADVNGILDFPHAFPRVDGRPAPVTVLRTSRRSGAGLLAATRLLTQRMPLTRLPAEKVRAHRELAPVRDGGRVEAYTYPTSGTELDNIADILRRAHLEDGVPWRDMAVLVRAGSRTIPTVRRALTAAGVPVDGDGDDVPLRHEPAVAPLLTALRAVALAEAAGTAERETAADGAPDAEPTASWLDTETALTLLTSPLASMDAADLRRLGRALRDEERAAGNPLPPPSDVLLAQALAEPERLAVHDPAYARGAQRLGALLRKARERLAGGGTAEEALWDLWEGTPWPTRLERAARRGGAAGRNADRDLDAVCALFATAARAEERTGGRGTLNFLEEIDAEDIAADTLARRTVRPDAVRLMTAHRSKGLQWRLVVVAGVQEGLWPDLRRRGSLLEADRIGRDGLAEPLTPGALLAEERRLFYVAATRASERLVVTAVKAPADDGDQPSRFLTELGVEPKDVTGRPRRPLSVAALVAELRATTVDPRVSDALREAAARRLARLAALADEDGRPLVPSAHPYRWWGMFEPTESKVPLRDRDQPVVLSGSALDQLANTCALQWFLGREVKADAPATAAQGFGNVVHVLADEVASGHTPADLGVLMERLDSVWNALAFDAPWKSAQEKDNARVALERFLQWHVMNRTGRTPVASEHDFDVTLEAGDYQVRIRGQMDRVEADGDGRAYVVDFKTGKQAPGSKEVERHPQLAVYQLAVREGAVDEAFDGVRPEPGGAELVHLRQGAAKRDGGETLPKVQAQEPLEGEWVGDLLVTAAGKVLDERFTPTAGQHCTHCAFRASCSARQEGRHVVE from the coding sequence GTGAGCTCCTCTTCCTCCACCAGCGGCCTGTCGCACCCCCGGGTGCGGCGGGGGAACCGTGGCGCTTACCGACTGGTACGTACCCCTCCTGCCCGCATGGACCCCCCTCATCTGGACGCCTCGCAGCGCTCCGTGGTTGACCACACGGCGGGTCCGCTCCTCGTCCTCGCAGGTCCGGGCACCGGCAAGACCACCACCCTCGTCGAGTCCGTGGCCGAGCGAGTGGCCCGGGGCGGGGACCCCGAGCGCGTCCTGGTACTGACCTTCAGCCGCCGGGCGGCGGTCGAACTGCGCGACCGCATGGCCCGGCGGGCCGGGGCCGCCCGCGCTCCCCAGGCGACCACCTTCCACTCGTTCTGCTACGCCCTGGTCCGCGCCCACCAGGACAGCGCCCTGTTCGTGGAGCCGCTGCGGCTGCTGTCCGGCCCGGAGCAGGACGTCTCGGTGCGCGAGCTGCTCGCGGGCCAGCTGGATCTGGAACGGCTCGGGCTCGCACACGTGCGCTGGCCCGACGAACTGCGCGCCTGCCTGACCACCCGCGGTTTCGCCGACGAGGTCCGCGCGGTCCTCGCCCGCAGCCGTGAACTCGGCCTCGGGCCCGACGCCCTGGACGCCTTCGCCCACCGCACGGGACGGCCCGACTGGCGCGCCGCGGCCGCGTTCCTCGCCGAGTACCTCGACGTGCTCGACCTCCAGGGCGTGATCGACTACGCGGAGCTCGTCCACCGCGCGGTGCTCCTCGCCCGCCGCCCCGAGGTCGCGTCGTGGCTCGCCGCCCGGTACGACGCCGTCTACGTCGACGAGTACCAGGACACGGATCCCGCTCAGGTACGACTGCTGGACGCCCTGGCCGGCGGCGGCCGCACGCTCGTGGCCTTCGGCGATCCCGACCAGTCGATCTACGCGTTCCGCGGGGCCGACGTGAACGGCATCCTGGACTTCCCGCACGCCTTCCCCCGCGTGGACGGGCGCCCGGCCCCCGTCACCGTGCTGCGCACGTCCCGCCGCTCCGGAGCGGGCCTGCTGGCCGCCACCCGGCTGCTCACCCAGCGCATGCCGCTGACCCGGCTGCCCGCCGAGAAAGTGCGCGCCCACCGCGAACTCGCCCCCGTACGGGACGGCGGCCGCGTCGAGGCGTACACGTACCCGACGTCCGGGACGGAGCTGGACAACATCGCCGACATCCTCCGCAGGGCCCACCTGGAGGACGGCGTCCCGTGGAGGGACATGGCCGTCCTGGTACGCGCCGGCTCCCGCACCATCCCCACGGTCCGCCGCGCCCTCACGGCGGCGGGCGTCCCCGTCGACGGCGACGGTGACGACGTACCGCTGCGGCACGAACCCGCGGTGGCACCGCTGCTGACGGCGTTGCGGGCGGTGGCCCTGGCAGAGGCCGCAGGGACTGCCGAGAGGGAGACGGCGGCCGACGGCGCTCCCGACGCGGAGCCGACCGCCTCCTGGCTCGACACCGAGACCGCCCTCACTCTCCTGACCTCACCTCTCGCGAGCATGGACGCGGCCGACCTGCGCCGCCTCGGCCGCGCCCTGCGCGACGAGGAGCGGGCGGCCGGCAACCCGCTGCCGCCGCCCTCCGACGTGCTGCTCGCGCAGGCACTCGCCGAGCCGGAGCGTCTGGCCGTGCACGACCCCGCGTACGCGCGCGGTGCCCAGCGCCTGGGCGCGCTGCTGCGCAAGGCCCGCGAGCGACTGGCCGGCGGCGGTACGGCCGAGGAGGCGCTGTGGGACCTCTGGGAGGGCACGCCCTGGCCCACACGACTGGAGCGGGCCGCCCGCCGGGGCGGCGCCGCCGGGCGCAACGCGGACCGCGACCTGGACGCCGTCTGCGCCCTGTTCGCCACCGCGGCCCGCGCCGAGGAACGCACCGGCGGCCGGGGCACCCTGAACTTCCTGGAGGAGATCGACGCCGAGGACATCGCCGCCGACACCCTCGCGCGGCGCACCGTACGCCCCGACGCCGTCCGCCTGATGACCGCGCACCGCTCCAAGGGCCTTCAGTGGCGCCTCGTGGTCGTGGCAGGGGTCCAGGAGGGCCTGTGGCCGGACCTGCGCCGCCGCGGCTCCCTCCTGGAGGCCGACCGCATCGGCCGCGACGGACTCGCCGAACCCCTCACCCCCGGCGCGCTGCTCGCCGAGGAGCGGCGCCTGTTCTACGTGGCCGCCACGCGCGCGAGCGAGCGTCTCGTCGTCACCGCGGTCAAGGCCCCCGCTGACGACGGCGACCAGCCCTCCCGCTTCCTGACCGAACTGGGCGTCGAACCCAAGGACGTCACAGGGCGCCCGCGCCGCCCCCTGTCCGTCGCGGCGCTCGTCGCCGAACTGCGGGCCACCACGGTCGACCCGCGCGTTTCCGACGCACTCCGGGAGGCCGCCGCCCGCCGCCTGGCCCGGCTCGCCGCCCTCGCCGACGAGGACGGCCGCCCCCTGGTGCCGTCCGCGCACCCCTACCGCTGGTGGGGCATGTTCGAGCCGACCGAGTCCAAGGTGCCGCTGCGCGACCGCGACCAGCCCGTCGTGCTCTCCGGCAGCGCCCTCGACCAGCTCGCCAACACCTGCGCCCTGCAGTGGTTCCTGGGCCGCGAGGTGAAGGCCGACGCGCCCGCCACGGCCGCCCAGGGCTTCGGCAACGTGGTGCACGTCCTCGCCGACGAGGTCGCCTCCGGGCACACCCCGGCCGACCTCGGCGTCCTCATGGAACGCCTCGACTCCGTGTGGAACGCGCTGGCCTTCGACGCGCCGTGGAAGTCGGCCCAGGAGAAGGACAACGCGCGCGTGGCGCTCGAACGGTTCCTCCAGTGGCACGTCATGAACCGCACCGGGCGTACCCCGGTGGCCAGCGAGCACGACTTCGACGTCACCCTCGAAGCGGGCGACTACCAGGTGCGCATCCGCGGCCAGATGGACCGGGTCGAGGCGGACGGCGACGGCCGCGCCTACGTGGTCGACTTCAAGACCGGCAAGCAGGCGCCCGGTTCCAAGGAAGTGGAGCGCCACCCGCAGCTCGCCGTCTACCAGCTGGCCGTCCGCGAGGGCGCCGTCGACGAGGCCTTCGACGGCGTGCGCCCCGAGCCGGGCGGCGCCGAACTCGTGCACCTCCGGCAGGGAGCGGCCAAACGCGACGGCGGCGAGACCCTGCCCAAGGTGCAGGCCCAGGAGCCGCTGGAGGGGGAGTGGGTCGGCGATCTGCTCGTCACCGCCGCCGGCAAGGTCCTCGACGAACGGTTCACGCCGACCGCCGGGCAGCACTGCACGCACTGCGCGTTCCGGGCCTCGTGCAGCGCCCGGCAGGAGGGGCGTCACGTCGTGGAGTGA
- a CDS encoding MGMT family protein → MSEQSPEGGRYEDEPAHALPEYAERVLDVAELIPPGRVMTYGDVAEWLEQGGPRQVGRVMALYGGAAPWWRVVRADGVLLPGHEQRALGHYRAEGTPLKEASRAAEGHLPRIDMRRARWDGGDRAEGHT, encoded by the coding sequence ATGAGTGAGCAGAGCCCTGAGGGGGGCCGGTACGAGGACGAGCCCGCGCATGCGCTGCCCGAGTACGCCGAGCGGGTCCTCGACGTCGCCGAACTGATCCCGCCGGGCCGCGTCATGACCTACGGGGACGTCGCCGAATGGCTGGAGCAGGGTGGTCCGCGGCAGGTCGGCCGGGTCATGGCGCTCTACGGGGGAGCCGCCCCGTGGTGGCGGGTCGTCCGCGCGGACGGCGTCCTGCTGCCGGGGCACGAACAACGGGCGCTCGGGCACTACCGGGCGGAGGGCACGCCCCTGAAGGAAGCGAGCCGCGCCGCCGAGGGTCACCTGCCGCGCATCGACATGAGACGGGCGCGGTGGGACGGCGGTGATCGCGCGGAGGGTCACACCTGA
- a CDS encoding lysylphosphatidylglycerol synthase domain-containing protein has translation MKQQGAHPEGTEGTSDASSRPGTPADAPKGAAKKPRAAAEEPDVAHIDEVEGDEPLLPARVHRPSDLMRLLVGVLAVVILIGIAAFAHGTTSGLEQDINKGTGQAPDLLIKIAGLASSIAILLVPVAFAIERLIKRDGLRIADGVLAAVLAHGVTLATDLWVARAAPDSIQEALTQPSPGDIHALTDPVHGYLAPVIAYMTAVGMSRRPRWRAVLWVVLLLDAFSMLVTGYTTPFSIILTVLIGWTVAYGTLYAVGSPNVRPTGQTLMAGLRTVGFRPVSASREDTSDNPDTGDRGRRYFVTLEDGPPLDVTVVDREQQAQGFFYRAWRNLTLRGFATRSSLQSLRQALEQEALLAYAAIAAGANAPKLIATSELGPDAVMLVYEHSGGRTLDSLSDEEITDDLMRDTWHQVKALQSRRIAHRRLVGDAILVDRSRTVILTDLRVGEIAAGDLLLRMDTSQLLVTLGLRVGAERAVASAVGVLGPDAVADCLPMLQPIALSRSTRATLRRLARERAQRDRDAVLEASRQAKQARLEGEAGESVPVLEKPDKKAVRAEQRAEKRAIDEAVEEAREEDLLTQIRHAVLRIRPQAPVEPARLERVRPRTLISFMAGAIGAYFLLTQLTHIEFGPLIANAEWGWVAAAVLFSMCSYVAAAMALLGFVPERVPFVRTVAAQVAGSFVKIVAPAAVGGVALNTRFLQRAGVRPGLAVASVGASQLFGLGCHILMLLSFGYLTGTEKTPSLSPSRTVIAGLLTVAVLVLVVTSVPFLRKFVSTRVRSLFAGVVPRMLDVLQRPQKLVTGIGGMLLLTACFVMCLDASIRAFGDESTSISLASVAVVFLAGNALGSAAPTPGGVGAVEATLTVGLIAVGLPKEVAAPAVLLFRLLTLWLPVLPGWLAFNHLTRKQAL, from the coding sequence ATGAAGCAGCAGGGTGCGCACCCCGAGGGCACGGAAGGCACCTCTGACGCTTCGTCGCGCCCGGGCACCCCGGCGGACGCTCCGAAGGGGGCGGCGAAGAAGCCCCGGGCGGCCGCCGAGGAGCCCGACGTCGCACACATCGACGAGGTGGAGGGCGACGAGCCGCTGCTCCCCGCGCGCGTGCACCGCCCGTCCGACCTGATGCGCCTGCTGGTGGGTGTGCTCGCCGTCGTGATCCTGATCGGCATCGCCGCGTTCGCGCACGGCACCACCTCGGGCCTCGAACAGGACATCAACAAGGGCACCGGGCAGGCCCCCGACCTGCTCATCAAGATCGCGGGGCTGGCCTCCAGCATCGCCATCCTGCTGGTGCCGGTCGCCTTCGCCATCGAGCGGCTGATCAAACGGGACGGGCTGCGCATCGCCGACGGCGTGCTCGCGGCGGTCCTCGCGCACGGTGTGACCCTCGCCACGGATCTGTGGGTGGCCCGGGCCGCTCCCGACTCGATCCAGGAGGCGCTGACCCAGCCCTCCCCCGGTGACATCCACGCCCTGACCGATCCCGTGCACGGCTATCTGGCCCCGGTCATCGCCTACATGACGGCCGTCGGCATGTCGCGCAGACCGCGATGGCGCGCGGTGCTGTGGGTCGTGCTGCTCCTCGACGCCTTCTCGATGCTCGTCACCGGGTACACGACCCCGTTCTCGATCATCCTGACCGTGCTGATCGGCTGGACCGTGGCCTACGGCACGCTGTATGCGGTCGGCTCGCCCAACGTCCGGCCCACCGGGCAGACGCTGATGGCCGGTCTGCGGACTGTCGGCTTCCGCCCCGTCAGCGCATCCCGCGAGGACACCTCGGACAACCCGGACACCGGGGACCGGGGCCGGCGCTACTTCGTCACGCTGGAAGACGGCCCGCCCCTGGACGTGACGGTGGTCGACCGGGAGCAGCAGGCCCAAGGTTTCTTCTACCGTGCCTGGCGCAACCTCACGCTGCGCGGCTTCGCCACCCGCAGCAGCCTCCAGTCGCTGCGGCAGGCCCTGGAGCAGGAGGCCCTGCTGGCGTACGCGGCGATCGCGGCCGGCGCCAACGCGCCCAAGCTGATCGCCACCTCCGAACTCGGCCCCGACGCGGTGATGCTCGTCTACGAGCACAGCGGCGGACGCACCCTCGACTCGCTGTCGGACGAGGAGATCACCGACGACCTGATGCGCGACACCTGGCACCAGGTGAAGGCCCTGCAGTCGCGGCGCATCGCGCATCGCAGGCTGGTGGGCGACGCGATTCTGGTGGATCGTTCCCGCACAGTGATCCTCACCGACCTGCGTGTCGGCGAGATCGCGGCCGGTGATCTGCTGCTGCGCATGGACACCTCCCAGCTGCTGGTGACGCTCGGCCTCCGGGTGGGCGCCGAGCGGGCGGTCGCCTCGGCGGTGGGCGTGCTCGGTCCGGACGCGGTGGCGGACTGCCTGCCGATGCTCCAGCCCATCGCCCTCAGCCGCTCCACGCGCGCGACGCTGCGCAGACTGGCCCGGGAGCGGGCACAGCGCGACCGCGACGCGGTCCTGGAGGCGTCCCGGCAGGCCAAGCAGGCCCGTCTGGAGGGGGAAGCGGGCGAGTCCGTGCCCGTCCTGGAGAAGCCCGACAAGAAGGCCGTACGGGCGGAGCAGCGCGCCGAGAAGCGGGCGATCGACGAGGCCGTGGAGGAGGCCCGCGAGGAAGACCTGCTCACGCAGATCCGGCACGCGGTGCTGCGGATCAGGCCGCAGGCACCCGTCGAGCCGGCCCGGCTGGAGCGGGTGCGGCCGCGCACGCTGATCAGTTTCATGGCCGGCGCGATCGGCGCGTACTTCCTGCTGACACAGCTCACGCACATCGAGTTCGGGCCGCTCATCGCGAACGCCGAGTGGGGCTGGGTCGCCGCGGCCGTGCTGTTCTCGATGTGCAGCTACGTGGCGGCGGCGATGGCGCTGCTGGGATTCGTGCCCGAGCGGGTGCCGTTCGTACGGACCGTGGCGGCACAAGTCGCCGGATCGTTCGTGAAGATCGTCGCCCCGGCTGCGGTGGGCGGTGTCGCCCTGAACACGCGCTTCCTCCAGCGCGCGGGGGTGCGGCCGGGGCTCGCGGTGGCGAGTGTCGGCGCGTCGCAGCTGTTCGGGCTCGGCTGTCACATCCTGATGCTGCTGTCCTTCGGCTATCTGACCGGTACCGAGAAGACGCCGTCGCTGTCTCCGTCCCGGACGGTCATCGCCGGTCTGCTGACGGTGGCGGTGCTCGTGCTCGTGGTGACGTCGGTGCCGTTCCTGCGCAAGTTCGTGTCAACGCGCGTGCGGTCGCTGTTCGCGGGTGTCGTGCCGCGCATGCTGGACGTGCTGCAGCGGCCGCAGAAGCTGGTCACCGGCATCGGCGGCATGCTGCTGCTGACCGCCTGCTTCGTGATGTGCCTGGACGCCTCGATCCGCGCGTTCGGCGACGAGTCCACGTCGATCAGCCTCGCCAGCGTCGCCGTCGTCTTCCTCGCGGGCAACGCCCTGGGATCGGCGGCGCCGACACCGGGCGGTGTGGGCGCGGTCGAGGCGACCCTGACGGTCGGTCTGATCGCCGTCGGGCTCCCGAAGGAGGTCGCGGCACCGGCGGTCCTGCTGTTCCGTCTGCTGACGCTGTGGCTGCCCGTGCTGCCGGGCTGGCTGGCCTTCAACCACCTCACGCGCAAGCAGGCCCTCTGA